CCGATGACCGGGATGTGGTCAAATACCTGAAGTACTTCACCTTCCTGAGCAAAGAGGAGATCGAAGCGCTGGAAGAAAAGGTAGCTACCGAGCCGCATAAACGCGAAGCGCAAAAAGCGCTGGCTGAGGAAATGACCCGGTTCGTACACAGCGAGGAGCTGCTGGAGCAGGCCAAGCGCATCAGCGCGGCGCTGTTCAGCGGCGATATCCGGTCGCTGACTGCCGACGAAATCGAGGAAGGCTTCAAGGAAATGCCGACCTTCACGGCGGGAACTGAGACCAAGAACATTGTAGACTGGCTGGTGGACCTGGGAGTGGAGCCGTCCAAGCGCCAGGCGCGTGAGGATATTACTAAGGGCGCAATCTCGATCAACGGGGAGCGTGTGAATGAGCTGGAGACGGAGATTACAGCTGCAGATGCCATCGGCGGCAAGTTCATCATCGTCCGCAAGGGCAAGAAGAATTACAGCCTGGTGAAGCTGGTCTAAGCGGAAGCTGCCGGGTGATGGATTGCGGAAGGCGAGTAGAGTGGGCTGGATGTTGAGCCAGGTGAGCTAGAATGAGAATGGTGTGAAGTAACTGAGTGATTTGGCTATCCCGCTGTCAGCAGTGACGGGGATAGCCTTTTTTGGTGGTCGCGGAAGGTGAGACGGTCTTCCGCCTTCTCCCCTGATCACCGTAGGCCGGAAGCGTAGCTGCATGGTGAGATTAGAGGGATAAATCCCTCTAATCTTGCCGGAAATACCCTGAATGAGGGAATCAAGTGTATAAATCCCTCTAATCTTGCCGGAAATACCTTGAATGAGGAAATCAAGTGTATAAATCCCTCTAATAGGCTGCCGGGTGGGAAGAGGGAGGCAAATGAGGGGCACAAGTGCCCTTGAATTTAGCGCAAACGGCCGAAATGAGCCATTCAGGAGCATTAGTGCACCCGAATTCGGCAAAAGTCAGCGGCGAGCGGAAATGAGGAGCATTAGTGCACTTGAATTCGGCGCAAACGGCCGAAATGAGCAAATCAGGAGCATTAGTGCACCCGAATTCGGCAAAAGTCAGCGGCGAGCGGAAATGAGGAGCATTAGTGCACTTGAATTCAGTGCAAACGGCCGAAATGAGCAAATCAGGAGCATTAGCGGTTCGGCCCCCTAATTATGGAGACATTCTGCTAAAAACTCGTGTTTTCGCAGGATCTTGTTTACAGCTTTATTTCTATCGGTTTTAGCTTGCCTGCTTTCCATGCGGCGTGGTATTGCTTGGGGCTCATGCGCTGCAAACTGCCATGAAAACGGCGCTCGTTGTAAAAATTAATATAAACTGCGACCGCTTCATAGGCTTCTTCAAACGTTTCAAAGTACCTTTTCGTGTACAAATCTCTCTCCAAAATACTGTGAAACGACTCAATGTAGGCGTTCATATTCGGCGTTTTTGGAGGAATCCGCTCATGCTCCAGAGGACGCTGCGTTTCCGCACACAGCTCGCCAAAGACGTCGCTTAGGAATTGCGGGCCGTTATCGGAACGGATCACCGGTGAGGGATCTCCAGGCTGTAAACGTCGGCCCAGCGCCTCCCTTAACGTGGCACAGACTTGCTTCGCTGTACAGCTCGCGCCCACGTGGTAGCCGACGATACAGCGGTCAAACACATCAATCATATCAAAGATAAAAAAGAAGCGGTCGTAGCCATGAATGTATCCATATTTAATGTCAATCTGCCAGAGTTGGTTGGGGCCGGTGACCACTCGATTTCGCGCTAAACGTCGAGGGTATTTTAGGTTCCTCACCGGCTTTTTCTGAAGCAATCCGAGCTTCTTGCACAGCCGGTACGCCTTCTTGTGGTTGAGGATTAAGCCCTGCTGGACCGATAGGGCATACGCCAGGTTCCGGTAGCCATAGCCGTTCTCCTCGCCCTCTACCAGCTCACTCAGCCACTCCTCGATCTGTAGGTCACTGACCCGCAGACCGCCGGTAGTGAGGGAATAGGCGGGGATCGGACGACCCGAAGTCACGACCGCATCCGGGGCACTCCAAAGCCCCAGGAAACGTTTTTTATGCGCATAATAGGTGGAAGGTTGAACCTCCACGATACGTAGAACCAGTGTAGCCGAATAACCCCGCTTTATCGCTTCGTCGGCCAGTTCGAGTTTGTCTTGTAAGCGGGGTTGGCTTTTTTTAAGAGTTCACGCAGCAGTTCGATTTCCAGATCCTTTTCACCCAATAACTTAATGGCCGTCTCCATCTTCGTCTCCAGATCTTGGACACGCTCCGCATCTTCAATCCGTTCTTGGACGGACGGAGTGGCCTCTTCTCCAAATCGTTCTTTGTAGAACTTCACCCAATTGGCAATGGTGCTGGGAGAGACGGAATACTTTCGGGCCAGGAAGGAAACCTTGGTTCCATTGATCGCTTCTTGGGCTACTTTGATCCGCTGTTCGTCATACAACTTGTTGCTTCTCATCGGCTCCACTCCCTCTTCTTAGTGTACCTCTTACATGTCAAGGTCTCCACTTTGATTAGGGGGCTTAAGAGTTAGTGCACCCGAATTCGGCAAAAGTCAGCGGCGAGCGGAAATGAGGAGCATTAGTGCACTTGAATTCGGCGCAAACGGCCGAAATGAGCAAATCAGGAGCATTAGTGCACCCGAATTCGGCAAAAGTCAGCGGCGAGCGGAAATGAGGAGCATTAGTGCACTTGAATTCAGTGCAAACGGCCGAAATGAGCAAATCAGGAGCACAAGTGCCCCTGAATTCAGCGCACGCACCTCTTCCACCCTACCCCAGTCCAGCCCGCCATCAGGCGGGCGAGTCAGGCTTCAAAACAAATAGAAAATAATGCCTTTATCAGCGGCCACAGTCTGGCTGTAGAACCGCTGGATCTCGGTGAAGAACTGGAGCAGGTAGGCAAAGAACGCATCCGCGTCATCGTCAGACACCGTATCAGGGTCCAGCGGGTAGACCTCCTCCTTGGCCATGGTCCGGAAATCATACCGCAGGCGCAGCTGCGCTTCATCCAGTCGGAAAATAGCGTCAAGCGCTTCGGCCACTTGTGCGGCACGCAGGCAGAATGCCCCGTATGCCCCAAACTCGATGCCTTGGTCTGAATGCAGCGGAACCACATATCCAAGTGGCGCAGGCCCGTCCGATATATCACCGCATAGCAGGTAGTGAATCGCCTCCCAGGTGCGGTCGATATCCAGCCCCGGGTATTTGTCTATGTTCAAGCTCCCAAGCTGGGTGCTGCCTGCTACAATCTGCTGTACCAGTTCATCTTCCATTGCAAAGTAATATCCGCGTATCGCCATTGTATCAGCCATCCTTCCATGGTTGGGTTAGAGCAGTTGTACTTAATCCTCAAGCAGTGCAAGCTTGTCTTCGAGTTCAGTAATCTTAAGCCGGATGGCTTCTGCCCGGGGCTCGTCCTGCGCCTTCACAGCAACTGCTAATTCATCGGCGGCTATGCCGAGCTGATACTCCAGGTACGTGTAGTCTGATGCGGCGGCAGGGTGGGTGGAGCGTTGGGAATAGGTCATATGCCGAAGCCTCTTTTCTGTGATCTGTGATATATTCATGATACAGGGTTTGCAGGAAGGGCTCAACCTCGTTCCAGGGAAACTCGGCACAGGCTGCGACATTGTTCACAGACAATGAACCCGGTTCTGGATTTACCATGAGTAGTATTGAAAATTATAGCTTAATTTTTCAGTAACAGTATGCGGGAGAATTTTCCGCAAAGGAAGGTTTGGTATACATAATGATTGCTGTATCTTTTAACACCTTGGATGAGGCCAGGCGCTATCTGGAGGAGCTGAACGTGAACCGTGGGCTGGTGCTGTTCGCTGCGGCTGCGGCTGTGCGGGAATTATCCCGTCATGCGCCTTCGCGGGCTGTATTGTGCTCAACCAAGGGGGAATATACTCCGCAGGGCTACCGCAGCGGCGTAATTACTGGTTTTGAATACGAAGCCGGTATAGCAGATATTGTGGGCATTCTGCACCCTCCCGTGCTTAGCGCAAGTACGCTGGAGACTGCATACCGCAATGTCCAGGGCAACCCTAACGCATTTCTGATGCTGCTCTGTGACGGCACAGGCGGGATGGAAGAAATGCTGCTCTCCTCGCTGTATTTTATGGACCCGCAATTCAAGGTGGTTGGCGGCAGTGCGGCTGACGATGAGTGCGGCGAGACTTACCTCTTTATAGGAACCCGCCGGGTGCGGAACCTGGGGATTTATTTCAATATGCCTGCACGCACTGCCCTGGTCAAAGAGAATATATATGTCCCGGCCGGGAAGACGCTGCTGGTGACAGAAGCCGATGTGTTCGGCAGAAGGGTCTATTCCTTCAATGGCCGGCCTGCAGCCGGGGAATACGCGCGTGTCCTGGGCGTGCCGGAGAAGGAGCTGGCAGAGCATTTTCTGAGCAGCCCGCTGGGCAAAAGATACGAGGATGATCTGATCATAGCCTCCCCGAAGGTGGTTCATCCGGACGGCTCGGTCACCTTTTACAGCCAAATTATGTCTAGTACTTATGTGGAGCTGCTGAGTTCAGCTGATCCGCTGGCAGTGCTGGAGGAGACGCTGGGCGGCAGTCCGTTCAAGCCTTCGTTTGTCCTCAATATTAACTGTACGCTGCGGGACCAGCTGTTTTCACGGGACGGTCTTTGGGGAGCTTTTGACAAGAGGATGCTTGGGTTCTGCGGCAACACTACAGGCTTCATCAGCTATGGAGAGCAATATTATACTAAGCATGCCAATCAGACCATGATTCTGCTGCTGGTTGAATAAGGGAGAGTTGAAATCGGATGCAGTGGTTAAGCAAACTGCGCACAGCTTGGGGGAGAACCCCCTCTGCTGAAGGCGTTCAAAGTCACAGTAATACAAGCGGGTTAGCGGAGAGAGCCATGGCAGAGCGTGTGATCGCGGCTAAGGATACGGTCGCATCAACAGAAACGGTTATAGCAGAGGGAAAAGTCGCAGTAGAGGATGCAGGCGCTAACGCACCTGTACCTCACAGCGGTAACGATAGCGGAGAGCCGTCTGCACATACTTCAGGCACGGTGTCTTATGGGGAACACGCTTATGCCTTGGCGGAGCAGATCCGCCTTGAGACCGGAGCTATCCTGAAGGAAGAGGCCCAACTGGTGGAGGAGTTTGAGGCCTTGCGGGCAGGCGGCGGGGAGATGATCAGCCAAATCGCCGGAACCCAGCAGCTGCTGGAGCATTTGAAAACTAACAACAGACAGACTGAAGATCTGATTAATGAAATGTACGGCAGCTTGTCCTACTCTTCCAACAAAATCGAATTTGCCAAGGAAGCCAATATCCAGATTTCTGCGGAAATGCAGAAGGCCTCGGCGGTATTCACTGAGTTCGTTGCTTTGAATGAGGATCTGCTGGAGCATTTCCACAGCATTGAGCAGCTGGCCAAGATCATCACGGATATTGCCGAGCAGACGAATCTGCTCTCGCTGAATGCGGCGATTGAGGCGGCGCGGGCCGGTGAGCATGGACGCGGCTTCGCCGTTGTCTCCACGGAGATCCGTAAGCTTGCTGACGGCACCCGCAGCCATGTGAAGGAGATCATGGGTTCACTCTCAGGAATGACCCGTGTCATGGAGCAGATCCATAGCAAGTCCGGGGATGGAACGCTCGCGATGAACGAGACCACGGCGAAGATCGGCGAATCTACTATATATATGAATGAGATTGTAGTCGCTGAAGAGCAGGTCTTCGAGCATCTGGAGAAAATTCAGGAGTCCCAGGACAGCAGCATGGAGGACGTCGAGCAGATCAACGGTGACCTGCTGCGCATTTTGGAGAAATCAGGCCAGGACTCAGACCAGTTCCGTAAGCTGGTTCTTACCGTCCAGAAGAAGGCCGACCATTACCAGCAGCTGCTGAATCATTTGCATCAGATCGGGCTGCTCCAGCAGGCGGAAGAAGCAGAGAAGACTAACGTATAAGCAGATATATTAAAAGGAAAACACCCGGCGGCGGGAGATGCTGCCGGGTGTTTTTGTGTTGTGACCGGCAACCGCGCTCTGCCAAAACAGTAATTGGATAAACAGCACTTAAATGAACGCATTTCCCCCAAGCTGGCCTAAACGACCAAAATTAGTTGTTGTTAATCCACTTGCTTCCGGAAATCCCTTGGAAACCAGAATAGTAAGCTGCGTTTTTCCACTTGTGTGCTGGGAGACAGCGTTCTCCGCCATCTGCAGGAGGATTATGATTCACTACTACAGGGCGATCAGCCTGTATTCATAAGCGCCAATGGACAGTGGACCGGCGGGCACAGCAGCGCCGGTCAACACATCCTGCCCGCTGCGCGGCAGGGTGACGCTGCCGCCAAGCCCGTCCATGTTGACGAGCGTCCACAGGTCTCCGGAAGCGCCGCGTCTCGGGCAGAGGATGGTGCCCGGCGTGACATCGCTGCGCAGGGTGACCCCGGCCCGGGCGGCGTAATGCTCAATCAGCGCGCATAGCTGCTTGTCGCCCTCGCCGCCGGAGGGCAGAGAGCCGAGCATGACGATGGCTCCCCGGCCATAGGGCTGCTCGGTCAGGTAGGCCAAGCCCGGCGTCCGGCCTTCCTTGATAACGCCGATCACGGAAGCCCCGCCCGGCAGCGGCTCGAATACCGCGCTCCACAGGGATAGCGGTGCGGAGCAGCCGAAGGCCTCCCCGATGGTGCCTGTTCCCTCCATCGGGTAGACGAAGGTGGTATTCACTCCGGCGAAGCGCTCCAGTTCCCCCAGCGCAGCATCTGTATGGAGGGTATGCTCGGCGGTACGCCCTCCGCTAAGCGGGCCGACGATCCAGATGCCGCCGGCTTCAGCGAAGGCGAGCGCCTTCTGCATATATTCCGGCGACAGATAATGGACAAAAGGCGTGAACAGCAGCTTATAGCCGCTTAAATCGCCGCCTTCCGGCAGCAGGTCACGGTGAACCCCCTGATCGAGAATCCGTCTGTAAAAGTCCCCCAGCAGGGAACGGTAGTTCAGCTGCCGGTGGGGCTCCGTGGCCAGAAACGCCTTGGCCCGGTCCGAATAAGTAATCGCCACCTCGGCCTTGAGCGGCCGGGTATTCAGCATGTGCGGCTCGATCCGCAGCCTGGCGGCGGAAGCCTTGCGCACATTGTCATACCCGAGCGCAGGCTGGCCCCAGGCGCTGATAATCGAGCTGTGCGTCTGTTCGCTGCCCGTGCGCTGCTGCCGCCACAGCCAGTAGCAGAAGGCGCCTGCCCCTAGCGCGTAGGCGGCCACGGCTTCGGCGGTGAGATAGCCATCCGGGTGCGGCTCGCCATAGCTTGTGAGCGAAGCGGCATAGGCCGGGCCGGTCTCCATCAGCCAGAAATCCCGCCCGGGCTTGAACCCGCGCCACAGATCACAGTTCAGCAGATAGGCGTGCCTGTTAGCCTGGGAAGCATAGGTATCGAACGAAGCGAAATCAAGCGTAGCGAACAGCTGCTCATTGTCCAGATGAAAAGGGACATTGCTGTTGTGCGTGATCGGAGCCGCCGAATAGCGGCGGATGATCGCCGCCTGTTCCCCTGCAAACTCTGTGACCTTCTCCATCTGGAACAACCGGTGCTGGGTGACGAGCGATGAATTATGCAGGAAAGGCGTAGCCACCGGCTGCGGCACCTGATCGAACCGCTGGTAGGTGTGGCTCCACACGCCGGTTCCCCACGCCGCATTCAGCTCAAGGATGCTGCCGTAACGGTGCTCCAGCCACTCATGCCACAAGGAGCGGCAGGACCCGCACATGCATTCCGCCACATGTGCCTTCAGCTCGTTGTCGAGCTGCCAGGCGACTAGGCCGGGGAGCGGCCCCAGCACCCGGGCCAGCTCTTCCGTGATCAGCGCGGCCCGCTGCCGGAAATAAGGGTTATTCGTGCAGACATGCTGTCTGGACCCGTGGCTCATCACTGCCCCGTCTGCCCGGACGAACAGGCGCTCCGGGTGCCCGTGAGTGAGCCAGATTGGCGGGGTCGCGGTGGGCGTACACATAACTGTGTCGATGCCATGGGCATGGAGCTGCCGGATATGCTCAGCGAACGGCCGGACATCGATGGAGTCTTCCTCCGGCTCCAGCAGCGACCAGATGAACTCGCCCATGCGTACCAGATTAATGCCGGTCTCCTGCATGAGCTGAAGATCCTGCTGCCGCTCAGCTTCTCCCCACAGCTCCGGGTACCACGCGGCACCGTAATATAGCTTTTGCTGCATTTCTTTTGACCTCCTGGAAAAAGCCCCACACAGGCTCTGTATGATCTTATCTTTCTATTCCCCATCCCTAAGCTATATAGTTTGAACTTGAAAACATAAATTTTGGGAGGAGTGGCGGAAGGGAATTTTGGAGCTGGAGGAGCGGTAGCGTCCGCTTTGTCTGCGGATTTCTACCGCGAACAGCGGTCTAATCAAAGAAATCTGCAGACAACAGCGGCCGGAAGCCCAAAACTTCTCTGGAGTCACGACTCTCCCAAAAATGGAATTATTAATTCAATCTATATAGTGTCCGCCCCCCACATGCAATAGTAAAGTTTTGCCGGTTTTGGACTTTATTGCGGAAGCGGTGCAGAAGCCGTACAAAGCGCTGTCCAAAAAGTCCGATTGCCGGAAAAACACCCGCCAACCATAATAGAAAGCGCAGCCACGGCAATGTAGTGAAGTGTAGTAGCGGAGGCTGCTTATCCATACGGAGGTGAATGTAAATGAAGCAAGGAGCGGCATTGGGGGCAGCAGAGGTAAGCGCAGGTACAAGCTTCCGCCGCAGCAGGCGGGAGCAGCGCTTCAGACGTCTGAAGCGGGACAAATGGCTCTATATTCTGCTCAGCCCCGGACTCCTGTATTTCCTGCTGTTCAAATATGTGCCGATGTGGGGAGTGCTGCTCGCGTTTAAGGATTATCAGCCTTTTCTGGGCTTTTGGAAGAGCAGCTGGGTCGGCCTGGAGCATTTCCGCACGTTTTTTCAGAATCCTGATTTCTTCATGCTGCTGCGCAATACGCTGGTGCTGTCGCTGTATAATCTGGTGTTCTTTTTCCCGGCACCGATCATCCTGGCGCTGCTGCTGAATGAAGTCCGTCTCTCCTTCTACAAAAGGACGGTTCAGACGCTGATCTATGTCCCCCACTTCATCTCTATGGTCATCGTCGCCAGTATCTCCTACGTGTTCCTTACAACACAGGGCGGTGCGGTCAATGAATTCCTCTACACGGTTACCGGGCGCAAAATTGATTTCCTCGCCAATCCCGACTGGTTCCGCCCGATGATTATTCTGCAGACCATCTGGAAGGAATGCGGCTGGGGGACGATTATTTTCCTCGCTGCTCTGGCCGGTGTCGATGTGGAGCAGTATGAAGCAGCCGTGGTGGACGGGGCCAGCCGCTGGCGCCAGACCTGGCATATTACGCTGCCCGCAATCCGCAGCACGATTGTCATTCTGCTGATTCTGCGGATGGGCACGATTCTGGATAACGGCTTCGAGCAGATCTATCTGATGATGAATGCGCTGAACCGCGAGGTGGCCGAGGTGTTCGATACCTATGTGTATGCGCTGGGGATTACGCAGGGGGCATTCAGCTATAGCACCGCCGTCGGCCTGTTCAAATCAGTGATCGGGGTCGTGCTGGTGCTCGGCACCAACTGGCTCGCCAAGAAGTCGGGCGAATCTGGATTATATTGAAAAGGAGGCCAAGAGTGTGGCTAAACGTTACCGGAACGCCGGAGAGATTACCTTTGACGTGTTTAATTACGTGGTGCTGGGCATCATCGGGATCGCGGCAATCCTGCCGTTCCTGTTTGTAGTCGCCGGTTCCTTCGCCACCGAGGCGGAAATTACGAAGCGCGCTGTCTTTCTGATTCCGACGACTATCTCGCTGGACGCGTACCGGTTTATTTTCTCCACGGATACCATTGTCCGCAGCATCGGGGTGTCGCTGTATGTGACGGTGATCGGGACGGCAGTCAATTTGTTCTTCACAGTCACGATGGCGTATCCGATGGCGAAGCGGTACCTGATGGGCCGCAATCTGATCCTCAATCTGGTCATCTTCACCATGCTGTTCGGGGGCGGGATGATTCCCACCTATCTGGTGATCCGCGAGCTGCATCTGCTCGATACGCTGAATGCCTTAATTCTTCCGGGGGCGATCAGCGCCTTCAATCTGATTATCGTCAAGAACTTCTTCCAGGAGCTTCCGGCTGAGATGGAGGAGGCAGCCCGCATCGACGGCTGTACCGAGCTGGGGCTGCTGTGGAGGATCGTGCTGCCGCTGTCGAAGCCTGTGCTGGCAACGTTCACCCTTTTTTATGCGGTCGGACACTGGAATAACTTCTTCTCGGCGCTGCTCTACATCAATGATCCGTCCAAGTGGCCGCTGCAGGTGATGCTGCGCCAGATCGTCATGCTGTCACAGTCGGCAGCGGGGGACCTTAGCTCGATGGACCCTAATTTCGTGCAGCCGCCTGAGCAGTCGATCAAAATGGCCGTAATCGTAGTCGGCACCCTGCCGATTATGTGCGTCTATCCGTTTCTGCAGAAGCATTTTGCCAAAGGGGTGATGCTGGGTTCAGTCAAAGGGTAAGCGGTTAGTCAACATATAAATGGAGGCCAAGTGATGAAGAAGATGAAGCGGAGCAGAGGTTCACGGTCTGCGAAAAAAGGGTTGTTCATGCTGCTGGCTATGATGATGATGCTAAGTGTATTGTCCGGCTGCGGCGGCAATGGGGAGAATGCGGGAGCGGGACAGAAGGAGCCTGCCGGGGACAACGGGAAGGCAGACAGTACAGCTAAGGGGGAGAAGCCGCTTGAGCTGACGTTGATGCTGCCGATTTTCAAAACCAATTATCCGAAGGACGGCAGTCCGGTGGCCGCCAAGCTGGAGGAGCTGACGAATACCAAAATCCACTTCGAATGGGTGCCGAATGCATCCTATGCCGACAAATTCAATATTACGCTGGCTTCCGGCAAGCTGCCTGATATTATGTATGTAGGTGATGTGAAGGCATCCAGCTTCGTCAATGCGGCCAGATCCGGCGCTTTCTGGGAGGTGGGTCCGTATCTCAAGGATTATCCGAATCTCAGCGGGGCGAAGGAGGTCATTCTGAATAACTCGGCCATCGACGGCAAGAATTACGGGATCTACAGGGGGCGGGCGCTGGGACGTAACGGCGTGGTGTTCCGCAAGGACTGGATGGAGAAGCTGGGGCTTGAGAACCCGAAGACCGTGGATGAGTTCTATTCGATGCTGCAAGCGTTCAAGGAGCAGGACCCGGACGGCAACGGTCAGGCGGATACTTACGGCATGGTGCTGGTCAAGTGGACCGGCCAGTGGGCCAGCGGCTTCGATACGATGAAGCTGTGGTTCGGTTCCCCGAACAAGTGGGGCGTGCAGGAGGGGAAGCTGGTACCTGAGCATGAATATCCCGGTTATTTGGAAGCGCTTAAATTTATGAAAAAGCTGTACGACGAGCAGCTGATCAACGCCGACTTCGCAGTGATGGACAGCTCCAAATGGAATGATCCGGTCGTCAACAACAAGGCCGGTGTCATTGTCGATGTGGTCGATAACGCGGCACGGCTGGATGACAAGATTCATGCCGCTCTGCAAAAGGAAGGCAAAGACGAGCCGGAACGCCATTATATGGATGTTATCGGCGGTGTGAGCGGAGCGGACGGCGCGCTGCATACCCTCCCGACCTCCGGCTTCTCCGGCATGCTGGCGATTCCGAAGTCTTCGGTCAAAACCGAGGAGGAGCTGAAGCAGGTGCTGGCCTTCCTGGACCGGCTGAATGATGAGGATCTGCAGACGATGCTGAATTACGGTCTTGAAGGGGTGCATTACAAGCTGGTGGACGGATATATCGAACGCTCCAGCGATACCGTTCTGCTGGAATCGGAAGTGGAAGGCCTGAACCAGATGCTGCCGTTTATCCCTGAGGACAAGGCGAAGCAGGTGAAGCAGACGCCGCTGCGGCTGAAGCAAACTGATGTACAGAAGACGAATGAAGCGACGATTGTGACCAATCCGGCGGAGGCACTGATCTCGGCAGTCTATACGCAAAAAGGCTCGCAGCTGGATAACGTAATCAACGATGCGCGTATCAAATTTATTGTCGGCCAGATGGATGAGGCCGGGTTGAAGTCCGCTTTTGAGGTATGGCGGAAGACTGGCGGGGATGAGCTGGTGAAGGAAATGAATGAATTGTACGCCTCAGGCGGCAAGTAAAGTCCGGCACTTCTCCAGTCTCCGGCCGGTCTGTCCCCGCTGCGGCTGCATGACTGCAACGCTAAACTAAGGATTCGGCTGGTGAAACGAATGGAGAATGAAGCAGCAGGAGCGCGGAACAGGTATACCGGGGCCCGGGCGGAACGCAAGGGCCGTTATTACCGCAGTAATCTCATTATTGTGCTGATCGTCTCGTCCATTCCTGGGCTGATTATTGGGCTGCTGGTCTATTTTATGGCCGGGGGGAGTCTGGAAAAGGAGCTGCTCCGGATGCATAACCGGCAGATTGAGCAGCGGGCGGACAACATTAATGAGCAATTGTCCAATCTGGAGCTGATGCTGGCCCACTGGGCGTTTGATCCGAAGTTCGATTACGGACTGAGCAACATGGATTTCACCCGGAATCATGAACGGGCCTGGGATATTACGAAGACGCTGGTAGTCATGCAGGGCTCGAATTCCATGGTGCGGCAGGTTGAGCTGTATCTGGCCGGTAATCAGCCGGTGCGCTTCGGGACGGAGTACGGTACGTTGTCTGCGGAGGAGGAAGTGCTGTACGGGAAGCTGCTGAAGCAGGAGAGGAGCACGTACTGGACGGAATGGGCTTTTGATCCGGTGAACCCGGAGCAGAAGGAGCTGACGCTGGTGCACCACATCCCCGGCGGCAGCCGTGAGCCCTTCGGGGCGCTGCTGCTGCGGATGGATACAGAGAAGGTATCGGCGATGCTGCGGACCATGACCCCGTATAACACCGGGGAGGTCTTCATGCAGCAGAAGTCCGGCGGCCTGTTCATCTCGGGGGGCGGAATGGATGCGCCCACGCCGCTGGTTACGGCGCTCCAGGCAGCTATTACAGCCAGGGGCAGCCAGGCCAGCGGATCATTTCTATACGACTGGGACGGGATTACTTATGCGGTGACCTATGGTGATTTCTCGCGGATTGCCAGTGAGTGGCGGTATGTGTCGGCTTCACCAATCTCCAGCGTAACCTCTCCGGTGGTCCGGCTGTCCCGGATCATTATCCTGGTCAGCTTGTCCGCCTTGCTGCTGGCGGCGGTCCTCTCCTGGATTGCTTCCCGCCGGATCTATTCGCCGGTCCGCCGCCTGCTTCAGACGCTGCTCCCTGAGCATGCGGCCTCCGGTGACCGGGTGGATGAGCTGACGCTAATCGAGCGGCACTGGCAGAACCTGCACGGGCAACAGCATGCCCTCGAGT
This genomic interval from Paenibacillus sp. FSL H8-0332 contains the following:
- a CDS encoding carbohydrate ABC transporter permease, which codes for MAKRYRNAGEITFDVFNYVVLGIIGIAAILPFLFVVAGSFATEAEITKRAVFLIPTTISLDAYRFIFSTDTIVRSIGVSLYVTVIGTAVNLFFTVTMAYPMAKRYLMGRNLILNLVIFTMLFGGGMIPTYLVIRELHLLDTLNALILPGAISAFNLIIVKNFFQELPAEMEEAARIDGCTELGLLWRIVLPLSKPVLATFTLFYAVGHWNNFFSALLYINDPSKWPLQVMLRQIVMLSQSAAGDLSSMDPNFVQPPEQSIKMAVIVVGTLPIMCVYPFLQKHFAKGVMLGSVKG
- a CDS encoding extracellular solute-binding protein — protein: MKRSRGSRSAKKGLFMLLAMMMMLSVLSGCGGNGENAGAGQKEPAGDNGKADSTAKGEKPLELTLMLPIFKTNYPKDGSPVAAKLEELTNTKIHFEWVPNASYADKFNITLASGKLPDIMYVGDVKASSFVNAARSGAFWEVGPYLKDYPNLSGAKEVILNNSAIDGKNYGIYRGRALGRNGVVFRKDWMEKLGLENPKTVDEFYSMLQAFKEQDPDGNGQADTYGMVLVKWTGQWASGFDTMKLWFGSPNKWGVQEGKLVPEHEYPGYLEALKFMKKLYDEQLINADFAVMDSSKWNDPVVNNKAGVIVDVVDNAARLDDKIHAALQKEGKDEPERHYMDVIGGVSGADGALHTLPTSGFSGMLAIPKSSVKTEEELKQVLAFLDRLNDEDLQTMLNYGLEGVHYKLVDGYIERSSDTVLLESEVEGLNQMLPFIPEDKAKQVKQTPLRLKQTDVQKTNEATIVTNPAEALISAVYTQKGSQLDNVINDARIKFIVGQMDEAGLKSAFEVWRKTGGDELVKEMNELYASGGK